A window of the Coprobacter fastidiosus genome harbors these coding sequences:
- the ffh gene encoding signal recognition particle protein: MFENLSDRLERSFKILKGEGKITEINVAETLKDVRKALLDADVNYKVAKQFTDTVKAKALGMDVLTAVKPSQLMVKIVHDELALLMGGDSVDVNITGSPAVILMSGLQGSGKTTFSGKLAQLLKGKRGKKPLLVACDVYRPAAIEQLKVLGEQIGIPVYSEPDCKNPVQIAQNAIKQARQDGQDLVIVDTAGRLAVDEEMMREIKAIKDAINPNEILFVVDSMTGQDAVNTAKEFNDRLDFTGVVLTKLDGDTRGGAALSIRTVVNKPIKFVGTGEKMDALDVFHPARMADRILGMGDIVSLVERAQEQYDEEEAKRLQKKIAKNQFDFNDFISQIQQIKKMGNLKDLASMIPGVGKAIKDIDIDDNAFKSVEAIIYSMTPKERSNPELLNGSRRQRIAKGSGTSIQEVNRLIKQFDQTRKMMKMVAGGKMGKMMPRMKR; this comes from the coding sequence ATGTTTGAGAATCTAAGCGACAGACTTGAGCGGTCATTTAAAATATTGAAAGGTGAGGGCAAAATTACGGAAATTAATGTTGCCGAAACTTTGAAAGATGTGCGGAAAGCTTTACTCGATGCCGATGTTAACTATAAAGTTGCTAAGCAATTTACCGATACTGTTAAGGCTAAAGCCTTAGGAATGGATGTCCTTACGGCTGTGAAGCCGAGCCAGTTAATGGTTAAGATCGTTCATGATGAGTTGGCTTTGTTAATGGGGGGAGATTCTGTCGACGTCAATATTACCGGATCTCCGGCAGTGATATTGATGTCAGGTCTGCAAGGTTCGGGTAAAACGACCTTTTCCGGTAAGTTAGCTCAACTGCTTAAGGGAAAACGCGGAAAGAAGCCTTTATTGGTGGCTTGTGATGTTTATCGTCCTGCTGCAATCGAACAGTTGAAAGTGTTGGGTGAGCAGATCGGCATTCCGGTTTATAGCGAACCGGATTGTAAAAACCCCGTTCAGATTGCACAGAATGCCATTAAACAAGCTCGTCAGGACGGACAGGATTTGGTCATTGTTGATACGGCCGGACGTCTCGCTGTAGATGAAGAGATGATGCGTGAGATAAAAGCGATCAAAGATGCCATAAACCCGAATGAAATACTGTTCGTTGTCGATTCTATGACAGGGCAGGATGCTGTTAATACAGCGAAAGAGTTTAATGATCGTCTTGATTTTACCGGTGTTGTTCTTACCAAATTAGATGGAGATACTCGTGGTGGTGCGGCGTTATCGATTCGGACGGTTGTCAACAAACCGATAAAATTTGTGGGAACAGGCGAGAAGATGGATGCTCTCGATGTTTTCCATCCGGCACGTATGGCAGACCGTATTCTCGGAATGGGTGATATTGTTTCTTTAGTGGAACGAGCTCAAGAACAATACGATGAAGAGGAAGCGAAGCGATTACAAAAGAAAATTGCGAAAAACCAGTTTGATTTTAACGATTTTATCAGCCAGATACAGCAGATCAAGAAGATGGGTAATCTGAAGGACCTTGCTTCGATGATACCGGGTGTCGGTAAAGCGATTAAAGATATAGATATTGATGACAACGCATTTAAAAGCGTCGAAGCCATTATTTATTCGATGACTCCGAAAGAAAGGAGTAATCCTGAATTGTTGAACGGCAGCCGTCGTCAAAGAATTGCAAAAGGTAGCGGAACATCAATACAGGAAGTAAATCGGTTGATAAAACAATTTGACCAGACACGGAAAATGATGAAAATGGTAGCGGGTGGAAAAATGGGAAAAATGATGCCCAGAATGAAACGCTGA
- the folD gene encoding bifunctional methylenetetrahydrofolate dehydrogenase/methenyltetrahydrofolate cyclohydrolase FolD, whose protein sequence is MQLIDGKAIADQVKQEIAQEVELIKAAGGKIPHLAAVLVGHDGGSETYVAHKVKACEQCGFKSTLIRFESDVTEEELLREVDRLNKDEDIDGFIVQLPLPKHISEQKVIEAIDYRKDVDGFHPINVGRMSIGLPCFVSATPAGIMELLKRYDIDTKGKHCVVLGRSNIVGKPVATLMMQKSNPGNATVTVCHSYSENLKEMCLQADIIIAALGVPEFLKGDMVKEGVTVIDVGTTRVPSDKTKSGFKLTGDVKFDEVAPKCAYITPVPGGVGPMTIVSLMRNTLLAGKKAIYKD, encoded by the coding sequence ATGCAATTAATCGACGGGAAAGCTATTGCCGATCAGGTAAAACAGGAAATTGCTCAGGAAGTTGAGCTAATTAAAGCAGCAGGAGGGAAAATTCCCCATTTAGCGGCTGTATTAGTGGGGCATGATGGAGGGAGTGAAACTTATGTCGCCCATAAAGTGAAAGCATGCGAGCAATGCGGATTCAAATCTACATTAATTCGTTTTGAGAGTGATGTAACAGAGGAAGAGTTGCTCAGAGAGGTAGATAGATTGAATAAAGATGAAGATATAGACGGATTTATTGTACAACTTCCTTTACCTAAGCATATTTCGGAACAAAAGGTGATCGAGGCAATCGATTATCGGAAAGATGTGGACGGATTTCACCCGATCAATGTCGGACGTATGTCTATCGGATTACCATGTTTCGTGTCGGCGACTCCAGCCGGTATCATGGAGTTGTTGAAGCGTTATGACATTGATACGAAAGGGAAACATTGTGTCGTATTGGGTCGTAGTAATATCGTAGGGAAACCGGTTGCGACGTTGATGATGCAAAAGTCAAATCCGGGAAATGCGACAGTTACCGTATGTCATAGTTACTCTGAAAATCTCAAGGAAATGTGTTTACAGGCAGACATCATTATTGCAGCATTGGGAGTTCCTGAATTTTTGAAAGGGGATATGGTAAAAGAAGGAGTTACTGTTATAGATGTCGGTACGACGAGAGTTCCTTCGGATAAAACAAAATCGGGATTTAAGCTGACCGGTGATGTGAAGTTTGATGAGGTTGCTCCGAAGTGTGCATATATCACTCCTGTTCCCGGAGGTGTCGGTCCTATGACAATCGTTTCTTTAATGCGTAATACACTGTTGGCAGGAAAGAAAGCAATCTATAAAGATTGA
- a CDS encoding glycogen/starch synthase yields MKATKVLFIAQEITPYLPESEIANVCRYLPQGVQERGREIRTFMPKYGNINERRNQLHEVIRLSGMNLIIDDTDHPLIIKVASIQAARMQVYFIDNEDYFQRKFTTEDENGNSFDDNDERSIFFVRGVMETVKKLRWVPDIIHCHGWMTALAPLYIKKAYAEDPCFRDTKVIYSSYNNSFNSPFPASFSDKLLLEGIRKEDLNFTDKPIDFSELTKLAIRFSDGVIQASETMQPDILEYTKNAGIPFLPYQDPENYIDAYNEFYDVVWENAHK; encoded by the coding sequence ATGAAAGCCACTAAGGTATTATTTATTGCACAAGAGATAACTCCTTATTTGCCTGAATCGGAAATAGCGAACGTTTGTCGCTATCTCCCTCAGGGAGTTCAGGAAAGAGGTCGTGAAATAAGGACATTCATGCCCAAATACGGGAATATCAACGAACGGAGAAACCAATTACACGAAGTGATAAGACTTTCGGGAATGAATCTCATTATCGATGACACAGACCATCCCTTGATCATAAAGGTCGCATCTATTCAGGCAGCCCGCATGCAAGTATATTTTATAGATAATGAAGATTACTTTCAACGAAAATTCACTACCGAAGACGAAAACGGAAATAGTTTTGACGATAACGATGAACGAAGCATTTTCTTTGTGAGAGGTGTAATGGAAACTGTCAAAAAGCTTCGTTGGGTACCGGACATCATTCATTGTCACGGATGGATGACAGCATTAGCTCCTCTTTATATTAAAAAAGCCTATGCCGAAGACCCATGTTTCAGAGATACCAAAGTTATCTACTCTTCTTATAATAATAGTTTCAACTCTCCTTTCCCGGCATCTTTCTCCGACAAACTTCTATTGGAAGGCATACGGAAAGAAGACTTGAATTTTACTGATAAACCGATAGATTTCTCTGAACTCACTAAATTGGCCATACGTTTTTCGGACGGAGTCATTCAGGCAAGCGAAACAATGCAGCCGGACATTCTCGAATATACTAAAAATGCCGGCATTCCGTTTTTACCTTATCAAGATCCGGAGAACTATATCGATGCATACAACGAATTTTATGACGTTGTATGGGAAAACGCTCATAAATAA
- the panC gene encoding pantoate--beta-alanine ligase, protein MEVVTKIADLQKKIAEIRTNGGTVGLVPTMGALHNGHLELVKRCVAENSICVVSVFVNPTQFNDKNDLLHYPRTLDADCKLLESAGCAIAFAPEVEEMYPVEDTRVFNLGAVAEVMEGKYRPGHFNGVAQIVSKLFDAVQPDRAYFGEKDFQQIAVIRSMVKLLNYPVEIVACPIVREDDGMALSSRNLRLTPEQRKNAVSISQTLFKSRTFAEQHSVAETIDYVVNTLNSVTDLDVEYFEIVNGNTLLSVNDWSDSDYIVGCITVYCGEVRLIDNIAYRR, encoded by the coding sequence ATGGAAGTTGTTACTAAAATAGCTGATTTACAGAAGAAAATAGCTGAAATACGTACCAATGGCGGTACTGTGGGGCTTGTCCCGACTATGGGAGCATTGCATAACGGACACCTTGAATTGGTGAAACGTTGTGTTGCGGAAAACAGTATTTGTGTGGTTAGTGTATTTGTAAATCCTACTCAGTTTAATGATAAAAACGATTTATTGCATTATCCCCGTACTTTGGATGCTGATTGTAAGTTGTTAGAATCTGCAGGTTGTGCAATAGCATTTGCTCCTGAAGTTGAAGAGATGTATCCTGTTGAGGATACTCGGGTTTTTAACTTGGGAGCTGTAGCGGAGGTTATGGAAGGCAAATATCGTCCGGGACATTTCAACGGAGTCGCTCAAATTGTAAGTAAACTGTTCGATGCCGTACAGCCCGATCGGGCATATTTCGGTGAAAAGGATTTTCAACAGATTGCTGTCATACGTTCAATGGTAAAATTGTTGAATTATCCTGTGGAGATTGTCGCATGTCCGATTGTGAGAGAAGATGATGGTATGGCATTGAGCAGCCGTAATTTACGTTTGACCCCCGAACAGAGAAAAAATGCGGTGAGCATATCTCAGACTTTGTTTAAAAGTCGTACCTTTGCCGAACAACATTCAGTTGCTGAAACGATAGACTATGTCGTGAATACATTGAATTCTGTGACGGATCTAGATGTGGAATATTTTGAAATCGTAAATGGGAATACATTGCTCTCGGTAAATGATTGGTCAGATTCGGATTATATTGTAGGATGTATTACGGTATATTGCGGGGAGGTGAGACTGATCGATAATATCGCTTATCGCCGTTAA
- a CDS encoding acyltransferase: MSINDTIYYNKLRTLATIAVITIHASSTLFYHRPIGSESWWIATFFDTIARFGVPIFLMISGALLLPKKEDMKSFYSKRLHRILIPFLLWLTIYYFHNLPVNISLSEKFYRLLNGICSGSSYHLWYIYMLVGIYLAIPAVRIWVQNISTQSIRIILLFWGILLLLRLTDETGKLVKSLNIEFFYYLGYPIAGYYLSILKFHKPHQTIRRFSIAAIIIGILLTLSGTYILSLYKGKTNELFFNCLSPTVVLMSFGIFLLFKHIEFKKEKIPGKWICTYSYGIYLCHVYVLEQLKSVYWIKYTYYIHPAIGIPTLVISCLFLSLLLIMTIHKIPRIGKYISG; this comes from the coding sequence ATGTCTATAAACGACACAATATATTATAATAAACTAAGGACATTAGCAACAATTGCCGTAATTACCATACACGCATCAAGTACATTATTTTACCATAGACCTATAGGAAGCGAGTCATGGTGGATCGCTACATTTTTCGACACAATAGCAAGATTTGGAGTTCCGATATTTTTAATGATTTCGGGAGCTTTATTACTGCCTAAAAAAGAGGATATGAAAAGCTTTTACTCAAAGAGGTTGCACCGCATACTTATTCCTTTTTTATTATGGCTGACAATATACTATTTCCATAATCTCCCCGTAAACATATCTCTATCCGAAAAATTTTATCGGTTATTGAACGGAATATGTTCCGGAAGCAGTTATCACCTCTGGTATATTTACATGCTTGTGGGAATATATTTGGCTATTCCCGCAGTACGTATATGGGTACAGAATATATCTACCCAAAGTATTCGAATTATTTTGTTGTTCTGGGGAATATTACTTCTACTAAGGCTAACCGATGAAACCGGTAAATTGGTAAAAAGTCTCAATATCGAATTTTTTTACTACTTGGGATATCCTATTGCCGGTTATTATTTATCGATACTCAAATTTCATAAACCTCATCAAACAATACGCAGATTTTCAATTGCAGCTATTATCATCGGAATACTTCTAACTTTATCCGGAACTTACATCCTCTCTCTATATAAAGGAAAAACCAACGAGCTATTTTTCAATTGCCTCTCTCCGACTGTTGTGCTCATGTCTTTCGGAATTTTTCTATTATTCAAACATATCGAATTCAAAAAAGAAAAAATTCCCGGAAAATGGATATGCACTTACAGTTACGGAATTTATTTATGCCATGTATATGTATTAGAACAATTAAAATCTGTATATTGGATTAAATATACCTATTATATACATCCGGCAATAGGCATTCCGACATTAGTAATTTCTTGTCTGTTTCTATCTCTTTTATTGATAATGACAATTCACAAAATACCCAGAATCGGAAAATATATTTCGGGATAA
- a CDS encoding MATE family efflux transporter, whose translation MMYTKKEIWKISYPILISLVVQNLINITDTAYLGHVGEIELGASALAGVFYMAIYMIGFGFSIGSQILIGRRNGEKRYESIGTIVVQGSLFLVILAFVLFGISHFYAPHLMRSIISSEVVFSATMQYLDYRIYGLFFSFVAVMFRAFYVGITRTKILTVNALVMAIANIVFNYMFIFGKWGCPQMGIAGAALGSVLAEALSLFFFIIYTICKADIHKYAFFETIHVDVKVIARILNISVWTMLQSFLPIITWFFFFISIEHLGERPLAVSNIVRSISTLFFMPVNAFAVTASSLVSNAIGAGKPEEVMSISRRIIGLCYMIVIPMMALVYLIPAPVLRIYTDSASLLQDCIPALYVMLGYYFIAVPGSVWFNTMSGTGNTRSALLAELITAVAYTLAIYFLIFRLRPNIASCWIVEYVYWGVLLLFSFVYLKKADWWNKKI comes from the coding sequence ATTATGTATACAAAAAAAGAGATCTGGAAAATATCTTATCCCATATTGATCAGTCTCGTTGTTCAGAATTTGATTAACATTACTGATACGGCATATTTAGGGCATGTCGGAGAAATCGAATTAGGAGCTTCGGCTTTGGCCGGTGTTTTCTATATGGCTATCTATATGATAGGATTCGGGTTCAGTATCGGTTCTCAAATTCTTATCGGCAGACGTAACGGAGAGAAACGTTATGAAAGTATCGGAACGATAGTTGTGCAGGGAAGCTTGTTTTTGGTTATTCTCGCATTTGTGTTGTTCGGTATTTCTCATTTTTATGCTCCTCATCTAATGCGGAGTATCATTTCCTCAGAGGTAGTTTTCAGTGCGACCATGCAATATCTCGATTATCGGATATATGGGTTATTCTTTTCTTTTGTTGCTGTCATGTTCCGTGCGTTTTATGTCGGAATAACTCGGACTAAGATATTGACGGTGAACGCATTGGTAATGGCTATTGCAAATATTGTATTCAATTATATGTTTATATTCGGGAAGTGGGGGTGTCCTCAAATGGGAATAGCCGGGGCAGCTTTAGGCTCTGTACTTGCTGAAGCACTTTCGTTGTTTTTCTTTATTATTTATACAATTTGCAAAGCAGATATTCATAAATATGCTTTTTTTGAGACGATACATGTCGATGTTAAAGTAATTGCCCGTATATTGAATATCTCGGTATGGACTATGTTGCAATCTTTTCTGCCTATTATCACGTGGTTCTTTTTCTTTATTTCTATAGAACATTTGGGAGAAAGACCTTTGGCTGTATCGAATATCGTGCGTAGTATATCGACGTTGTTCTTTATGCCTGTAAATGCATTTGCTGTCACTGCAAGTTCGTTGGTGAGCAATGCAATCGGTGCGGGAAAACCGGAAGAGGTTATGTCTATAAGCCGTCGGATAATAGGTCTTTGCTATATGATTGTTATTCCGATGATGGCATTGGTCTATCTGATACCTGCTCCTGTTTTGAGGATATATACCGATTCTGCATCTTTACTTCAAGATTGCATTCCTGCACTGTATGTGATGTTGGGATACTATTTCATTGCCGTGCCGGGAAGTGTTTGGTTCAATACGATGTCGGGAACGGGAAATACACGTTCTGCATTGTTGGCAGAATTGATTACGGCTGTTGCTTATACTTTGGCAATCTATTTTCTGATATTCCGTTTGCGGCCTAATATTGCATCGTGTTGGATTGTAGAATATGTTTATTGGGGTGTTTTACTGCTGTTTTCATTTGTATATTTGAAAAAAGCCGATTGGTGGAATAAAAAGATATAG
- a CDS encoding patatin-like phospholipase family protein, with amino-acid sequence MKRFLLIFTAFLTLSSVSFSQTVGLVLSGGGAKGIAHIGIIQALEENNVPIDYIAGTSMGAIVGALYAMGYTPAEMIELIKSDDFASWSTGKMEEKYIYYFKKPDQTPEFASFKIGLKDSSKITPHFLPKSLINPLPMNLAFMRIFAPYTAQSGGNFNNLFVPFRAVASDVYHKRPVIFEKGDLGDAVRASMSFPFVFKPIEIDSVLLYDGGIYNNFPIDVMKKDFNPDIIIGSNVSSNPEKPKEDNLMAQIENMVMQKTDYKIKEEDGILIDFNLKEYNLLDFPKADQIFKIGYDKAVSMMDSIKSRIPRELPSETRKLQRMVFKSKTPELLFEDISIKGGNHSQQNYIRKQFQLDENKLLDQEDVKQSYYKLLSDSKISDLIPHAVYDEESGNFKLLLNAKLEDNIAIGLGGYISSGNTNQIYLGAKYRTLSLYSLDFDLNGQFGRSYNTGLASARFELPGTIPMYLKFIGVVSKKKYYESEKLFQIEESPTFITQSENYVKLRMGLPFLTNAKTEVTLGYGYLYDKYYQSNTVDYSQIQADRSSYRLAMGSLRFEKNTLNSFMFPVTGNRVSVIGEAVYGREMFRPSDPNLHTEKATHSWLQLSGTYDQYFNTAPKFTLGVRSEIVVSSKNFFSNYTATIIQAPAFTPTPHSKMVFNEAFRANQYIAAGILPIWKIINNLQLRTELYGFVPFFEIKQGKNNQPYYGRFMNSFKYMGEIALVYDLPFASISIYTNHYSYPKKNWNFGIGLGLLLYNPKFLE; translated from the coding sequence ATGAAAAGATTCTTGCTCATATTTACCGCATTTCTGACACTTTCATCCGTTTCTTTTTCTCAAACTGTCGGATTAGTACTCAGCGGAGGCGGGGCGAAAGGAATCGCTCATATCGGAATTATCCAAGCTCTTGAGGAGAACAATGTTCCCATCGATTACATTGCAGGAACTTCAATGGGTGCTATCGTAGGCGCTTTATATGCAATGGGATATACTCCTGCCGAAATGATCGAACTGATAAAGTCCGATGATTTTGCATCTTGGTCAACAGGAAAAATGGAAGAAAAATATATCTACTATTTCAAAAAACCCGATCAAACACCTGAATTTGCTTCTTTCAAAATAGGTTTGAAAGATTCCAGTAAAATAACGCCGCATTTTTTGCCCAAAAGTTTAATAAATCCTCTCCCGATGAATTTGGCATTCATGCGTATATTTGCTCCTTATACAGCACAATCAGGAGGAAATTTCAACAATTTGTTCGTACCGTTCCGGGCCGTAGCTTCGGATGTTTACCATAAACGTCCGGTTATATTCGAAAAAGGAGATTTAGGTGATGCCGTACGTGCCTCTATGAGTTTCCCATTCGTATTTAAACCTATCGAAATAGATAGTGTATTGCTATATGATGGAGGTATCTATAATAATTTCCCGATAGATGTCATGAAAAAGGACTTCAATCCGGATATTATCATCGGAAGCAATGTATCTTCAAATCCTGAAAAGCCTAAGGAAGATAATCTCATGGCGCAAATCGAAAATATGGTCATGCAAAAGACAGATTATAAGATCAAAGAAGAAGACGGAATTCTAATCGATTTCAATTTAAAAGAGTATAATCTCCTCGATTTTCCGAAAGCAGACCAAATTTTCAAAATCGGATATGATAAAGCCGTGTCGATGATGGATTCTATAAAATCAAGAATACCCAGAGAACTGCCATCTGAAACACGGAAACTCCAAAGAATGGTATTCAAAAGCAAAACTCCGGAACTCTTATTCGAAGATATATCTATTAAAGGAGGCAATCACTCTCAACAAAATTATATTCGTAAACAGTTTCAATTAGACGAAAATAAACTCCTCGATCAAGAAGATGTCAAACAATCTTACTACAAACTACTCTCCGATTCGAAAATCTCCGATCTTATTCCACACGCTGTATACGATGAAGAATCCGGGAACTTCAAACTTTTATTGAATGCAAAGCTCGAGGATAATATAGCCATAGGATTAGGAGGATATATCTCTTCAGGAAATACCAATCAAATCTATTTAGGAGCAAAATACAGAACTTTAAGTCTCTATTCTTTGGATTTCGACTTAAACGGACAATTCGGAAGATCGTATAATACAGGATTGGCCTCCGCTCGTTTCGAACTGCCGGGAACAATACCTATGTACCTGAAATTTATCGGAGTAGTGTCCAAAAAGAAATATTACGAAAGTGAAAAACTTTTTCAAATCGAAGAATCTCCGACATTTATCACTCAAAGCGAAAATTACGTAAAACTCCGTATGGGTCTTCCGTTCCTTACAAACGCAAAAACCGAAGTAACGTTAGGATACGGATATTTATATGACAAATATTACCAATCAAATACGGTTGACTATTCACAAATTCAGGCAGATAGAAGTTCTTATCGATTGGCAATGGGGTCACTACGTTTTGAAAAAAATACTCTGAACAGTTTTATGTTTCCGGTAACAGGAAATCGAGTTTCCGTAATCGGAGAGGCCGTTTATGGACGAGAAATGTTCAGACCCTCCGACCCCAATTTACACACTGAAAAAGCGACTCACTCATGGTTGCAACTTTCTGGAACTTACGATCAATATTTCAATACCGCACCCAAATTCACACTCGGAGTACGCAGTGAAATAGTTGTTTCCAGCAAAAACTTTTTCAGTAATTATACTGCTACTATTATTCAAGCTCCGGCATTCACTCCTACCCCGCACAGCAAAATGGTCTTTAATGAGGCTTTTAGAGCAAACCAATATATTGCTGCCGGGATTCTTCCTATTTGGAAAATCATTAACAATTTACAATTACGTACAGAGTTATATGGATTTGTACCCTTTTTTGAAATTAAACAAGGTAAAAACAATCAGCCTTATTACGGACGCTTCATGAACTCTTTTAAATATATGGGAGAAATTGCTTTAGTGTACGATCTGCCTTTTGCCTCAATCAGCATTTATACTAATCATTATAGCTACCCCAAAAAGAACTGGAACTTCGGTATCGGGTTAGGACTATTATTATATAATCCTAAATTCTTAGAATAA
- the panD gene encoding aspartate 1-decarboxylase, translated as MLVEVVKSKIHRVTVTQADLNYIGSITIDEDLMDAANIIANEKVYIVNNNNGERFSTYVIKGERGSGVICLNGAAARKVQPGDVVIIMAYAMMDFEEAKHFTPAVIFPDTKTNKLI; from the coding sequence ATGCTGGTAGAGGTAGTAAAATCGAAAATACACAGGGTTACGGTCACGCAAGCCGATTTGAATTATATCGGTAGTATTACGATTGATGAGGATTTGATGGATGCTGCTAATATTATTGCTAACGAGAAAGTGTATATCGTAAACAATAATAATGGTGAACGTTTTTCTACTTATGTTATTAAAGGAGAACGTGGCTCAGGAGTTATCTGTTTGAATGGAGCTGCAGCCCGTAAAGTGCAGCCGGGAGATGTCGTGATTATCATGGCTTATGCGATGATGGATTTTGAAGAAGCTAAACACTTTACTCCTGCTGTAATATTTCCCGATACAAAGACAAATAAGCTGATTTAA
- a CDS encoding CapA family protein, which translates to MKTRFYLLSLFFLVSVYIQAQQRITLLFAGDAMQHLAQIEDARTPSGYDYDSCFVQVKNEIQSAGLAVVNLEAPLGGFPYSGYPQFCAPDAFAQALKKAGFDLFLTANNHCLDRREKGLERTIRQLDSLEVFRAGTYCSENERKRLHPLLLRKNGIRLAFLNYTYGTNGIQVRPPYIVNYIQLENILRDVETAKKNGADVIIVCPHWGDEYRTLSNVSQKKLADTLVDAGVHLIVGAHPHVVQPIEARLDSIGRIKSVVAYSLGNFISNMKTRTTMGSIVFKVDVVKDSSDIRIENPRYALIFTQRPVHVPEQGFTVLPAARWLAKGDSIPSSLSIPLTRFVQDTRKLFSQQNKGTVTEYEF; encoded by the coding sequence ATGAAAACACGATTTTATCTCCTGTCCCTTTTCTTTTTAGTTTCAGTATATATACAAGCTCAACAACGTATTACGCTTTTGTTTGCAGGAGATGCGATGCAGCATTTGGCACAAATAGAAGATGCCCGGACTCCATCGGGGTATGATTATGATTCGTGTTTTGTACAAGTCAAGAATGAAATACAATCTGCGGGATTGGCTGTTGTTAATTTGGAAGCTCCTTTAGGCGGATTTCCGTATTCCGGTTATCCTCAGTTTTGTGCTCCGGATGCTTTTGCTCAGGCTCTCAAAAAGGCCGGATTCGACCTGTTTTTAACGGCAAACAATCATTGTCTTGATCGTCGAGAAAAGGGACTGGAGCGTACTATACGGCAATTGGATTCTTTGGAAGTTTTTCGTGCAGGAACATATTGCTCTGAAAATGAACGTAAACGTTTACATCCTTTACTTTTACGAAAAAACGGAATACGATTGGCTTTTTTGAATTATACTTATGGTACGAATGGAATACAAGTGCGTCCTCCTTATATCGTTAATTATATACAACTCGAGAATATATTACGAGATGTAGAAACTGCAAAGAAAAATGGAGCTGATGTGATTATTGTGTGTCCTCATTGGGGGGACGAGTATCGAACTCTATCGAATGTTTCACAAAAAAAATTAGCGGATACATTGGTCGATGCCGGAGTACATCTTATAGTGGGAGCGCATCCTCACGTAGTACAACCGATTGAAGCTCGTTTGGATTCTATAGGTAGAATTAAGTCTGTAGTCGCATATTCTTTAGGTAATTTTATTTCTAATATGAAAACCCGAACAACAATGGGAAGTATTGTTTTTAAAGTTGATGTTGTAAAGGATTCATCGGATATTCGTATCGAAAATCCTCGTTATGCCCTGATATTTACTCAGCGACCTGTACATGTTCCGGAACAAGGTTTTACCGTACTTCCGGCTGCTCGTTGGCTGGCTAAAGGCGATTCTATACCATCATCTTTGTCGATTCCTTTAACCCGTTTTGTTCAAGACACAAGGAAACTTTTTTCACAACAAAATAAAGGTACGGTTACAGAGTATGAGTTTTAG